A stretch of Pseudobacteriovorax antillogorgiicola DNA encodes these proteins:
- a CDS encoding ATP-binding protein: protein MFRSQQSISQKLITFCAIVSVVGFGLVFLSSLIQNYRSNLELAQLKMIEQVDVIEEHISDQIEGKAKDVLFLAQIPATIQISQLIASNRENIDRDPQLSYWTQQLGTTFAAMLKTRPSYQQIRYIGLNNSGREVVRVDRNGSEFKVISGDALQEKGDRYYFKEALKIEPGDVYISRIDENYENGEATGVWTLRLATPAFHQGQAVGILVVNSEFSSIFRGIERGGMGAFSYTISNSEGKILLAKGQGSSSQNQDQTPFSSSQLLKSFVLGVDEIPENKLTLLSEPDASFIKRRFKLSAFDSENYVNLGIFLPHRFLFSSLGNRLLLPGIFWTCIIIGALYVSIRFAKSITDPIERLIKYIKDISHGHIPDGLKQFQSDPDIQALATAIHEMAKEVKNQNIEIQRKQEHVLKISHFKSEFLANMSHEIRTPLNGIIGMCEVLETKIRDQSEPRRILNVISSSSETLLAVLNDILDFSKIESGEISIDPIPCSITKTIGHLVELHNSIASAKGVPIEVKTDFDELDMAVLDPVRIQQVVGNLISNGVKFTENGKVLIEITKVGTAHRDERLKIVVSDTGIGMTPDQIKTVFQPFKQAEGSTTRRFGGTGLGLSIAKSLIECMNGMIYVKSKLGRGSQFCVEIPTKFSREKVLQKSKADVQPIQRYPQLKVLVAEDNAVNQIVIETKLNGFGIQPRIVNNGLEAVTAAQEGNFDLILMDCHMPVMDGFQATIEIRKTFSKDELNIFALTASVLQADIERCLEAGMNEVLAKPIRKETLATHLAKIDRQQKEQAA from the coding sequence ATGTTTCGATCACAACAAAGCATATCGCAAAAACTCATCACATTTTGTGCCATCGTATCAGTGGTCGGGTTTGGTCTAGTCTTTCTTTCATCACTGATCCAAAACTATCGATCCAACTTAGAGCTAGCCCAGCTGAAGATGATTGAGCAGGTAGATGTCATCGAAGAGCACATCTCAGATCAGATTGAAGGGAAAGCCAAAGATGTTTTATTTCTAGCTCAAATCCCGGCAACGATCCAGATTTCGCAACTAATTGCCAGCAATCGGGAAAATATAGACCGAGACCCACAACTGAGTTATTGGACCCAGCAGCTAGGTACTACATTTGCAGCCATGCTGAAGACCAGGCCCTCTTATCAACAGATTCGCTATATTGGGCTAAATAATAGCGGAAGGGAGGTCGTCCGTGTCGATCGCAACGGCTCGGAATTCAAAGTCATTTCAGGCGACGCACTTCAAGAGAAAGGCGATCGCTACTATTTTAAAGAAGCCCTTAAGATTGAACCCGGCGATGTATATATTTCTCGGATCGATGAGAATTACGAAAATGGTGAGGCCACTGGCGTTTGGACGCTAAGACTGGCAACTCCAGCCTTCCACCAGGGCCAAGCGGTCGGTATCTTGGTTGTAAACAGTGAATTTTCTTCCATCTTCCGCGGCATTGAGCGAGGAGGCATGGGAGCTTTTTCCTATACAATTTCAAACTCTGAAGGCAAGATTCTTTTAGCTAAGGGCCAGGGAAGCTCGTCTCAAAATCAAGACCAAACGCCCTTTAGCAGTTCCCAGTTGCTTAAAAGTTTTGTTCTTGGAGTCGATGAGATTCCAGAAAACAAACTCACCCTGCTTAGTGAACCAGATGCCAGTTTTATTAAGCGACGCTTCAAGCTATCGGCGTTTGATTCAGAAAATTATGTCAACCTGGGAATATTTTTACCTCACAGATTTCTGTTTTCAAGCTTAGGGAACCGCTTGCTTTTACCTGGCATATTTTGGACATGCATCATCATTGGGGCCCTCTATGTTAGTATCCGATTCGCAAAATCAATTACCGATCCGATAGAACGGCTGATCAAGTACATCAAAGACATCTCGCATGGCCATATACCGGACGGCTTGAAGCAGTTTCAAAGTGATCCTGATATTCAAGCACTCGCCACTGCCATTCATGAGATGGCAAAGGAAGTCAAAAATCAGAATATTGAAATTCAAAGAAAGCAAGAGCACGTGCTCAAAATATCTCATTTTAAATCAGAGTTCCTGGCAAATATGAGTCATGAAATCAGAACCCCATTAAACGGCATCATCGGCATGTGTGAAGTGTTAGAGACCAAGATCAGAGATCAATCTGAACCGCGCCGTATTTTGAACGTTATATCATCGAGCAGTGAAACTTTACTGGCGGTGTTAAACGATATTCTCGATTTTTCGAAAATAGAGTCGGGCGAGATATCTATTGATCCTATACCTTGCTCCATTACCAAAACCATCGGTCACCTGGTCGAGTTGCACAACTCCATTGCGTCCGCCAAAGGCGTCCCCATTGAAGTCAAGACGGATTTTGACGAACTCGATATGGCGGTTCTAGATCCGGTGAGAATCCAACAAGTCGTCGGTAATTTGATTTCAAACGGAGTAAAATTCACAGAGAATGGCAAAGTTCTTATTGAAATCACAAAGGTTGGCACAGCCCACCGTGACGAACGGCTTAAAATCGTCGTTAGTGATACAGGTATTGGCATGACACCCGATCAAATTAAAACTGTATTTCAGCCGTTCAAGCAGGCAGAAGGCTCTACCACAAGGCGTTTCGGGGGAACAGGTCTTGGCCTTTCCATCGCAAAGTCTCTCATTGAGTGTATGAATGGGATGATCTATGTAAAAAGTAAATTAGGCCGGGGCTCCCAGTTCTGTGTCGAAATTCCAACCAAATTCAGCCGCGAGAAAGTGCTCCAAAAATCTAAGGCTGACGTTCAACCCATCCAGCGCTACCCCCAACTTAAAGTACTCGTAGCGGAAGACAATGCTGTGAATCAGATCGTGATTGAAACGAAACTCAACGGCTTTGGCATTCAGCCAAGGATCGTCAATAACGGTTTAGAAGCAGTCACCGCCGCTCAAGAAGGCAACTTCGATCTGATACTGATGGACTGCCATATGCCTGTGATGGATGGGTTTCAAGCGACAATAGAAATTCGAAAGACATTCTCCAAAGATGAACTAAACATTTTTGCTCTCACTGCCAGCGTCCTACAAGCTGATATTGAGCGCTGCTTGGAAGCAGGCATGAACGAGGTCTTAGCCAAGCCGATTCGTAAGGAAACCCTAGCCACTCATCTGGCCAAGATTGATCGTCAGCAAAAAGAACAAGCTGCTTAA
- a CDS encoding discoidin domain-containing protein codes for MKLQLVVALIATLWISGCQNFSQFGKTDRQEAVEKTQQLNNSTNRPSEDNGGLPGYMIHCDHTKVSNLESDIDCSLVQNGNPVPVEQAFENWIVSVEGDYQSTFVKRDPRSAKYSFGFTNKRQSESFATVANASTMVFEGILREQRPLSLRVPMAQTIQAEETLGFRYLRLDIRSIELSEFVNPPQTTACVRYLEAKEQGVWQNNVVEGDVFRIGNYIVTPNAGFDVEGVHLALIDDIAYWETEFASFGVAEPFNSVNQNNWFSLDFGQETKIEGIRLKADIIDYPVGECVPDDIEISVSNDGRTWRSIQRYIINQPSQQGPWITIDWGI; via the coding sequence ATGAAGCTTCAGCTTGTTGTCGCTCTTATTGCCACCCTATGGATCAGCGGCTGTCAAAACTTCTCCCAGTTCGGTAAGACCGACCGTCAAGAGGCGGTTGAGAAAACCCAGCAGCTTAATAACTCAACCAATCGCCCTTCAGAAGACAATGGCGGCTTGCCTGGATACATGATCCACTGCGACCATACCAAAGTCAGTAATCTTGAAAGCGATATCGACTGCTCACTAGTGCAGAATGGAAACCCCGTTCCTGTTGAGCAGGCATTTGAAAACTGGATCGTCTCCGTTGAAGGCGACTATCAATCGACCTTTGTCAAACGTGATCCAAGAAGTGCAAAGTATTCCTTCGGTTTTACCAATAAACGCCAAAGTGAATCGTTTGCCACAGTCGCTAATGCCTCGACCATGGTTTTTGAGGGAATCCTTCGAGAACAACGGCCACTTTCTCTCAGAGTGCCCATGGCCCAAACCATTCAGGCCGAAGAAACCCTTGGCTTTCGTTACCTAAGGCTCGATATAAGGTCGATTGAACTGTCTGAGTTTGTCAACCCACCACAGACCACAGCCTGCGTTCGATACCTCGAAGCCAAGGAGCAGGGAGTATGGCAGAACAATGTGGTTGAGGGTGATGTGTTCCGCATCGGTAACTATATCGTCACCCCCAACGCAGGTTTTGATGTGGAAGGGGTTCACCTTGCTTTGATCGACGACATTGCCTACTGGGAAACTGAGTTTGCAAGCTTTGGCGTCGCAGAGCCATTCAATAGCGTGAATCAAAATAATTGGTTTAGCCTTGATTTTGGCCAGGAAACAAAGATTGAAGGAATTCGACTCAAGGCTGATATTATCGACTACCCGGTCGGCGAATGCGTCCCGGATGATATCGAGATAAGTGTTTCAAATGATGGCAGAACATGGCGCTCCATCCAGCGTTACATCATCAATCAGCCGAGTCAGCAAGGCCCCTGGATCACCATCGACTGGGGGATATAA
- a CDS encoding helix-turn-helix domain-containing protein encodes MTVKQETVPINSRSLKEIVRTRGLKKDWLAYHLGVSRITVSRWINGHVKSIQRSNLEALVAYLECDESELVMESFQEGRLATWYREFLNSEDFATCLDKSSPDFIRGSWVAAQDFERPHRDLAYHLSQLAMYLRCCDRHQQAKQYLDIAQALAKQDNGSGLCAQAKLDALVALQSGLSLSVLLREIHSCLESEEELSPNVFLWQAELYWQYGDFYQSKVILQQIFEYFLESTDAKGRFRYFQLRLLLALDVGDWVELGQMIKTSMKIFAETSERRYWKKLHELLEVPTPERALGMKQNHCDQLTICLTLELLMRQGDFSTAKTLADEYVSNETQIFDLAQFDFLKAIATKKSDELRAEGHLRSCLEALQALGARKRIPLYLERFRCVDLMNP; translated from the coding sequence GTGACGGTGAAGCAAGAAACTGTTCCAATCAACAGTCGCTCACTAAAAGAAATCGTCCGAACCCGCGGACTTAAGAAAGACTGGCTCGCCTATCATCTTGGAGTATCCCGCATAACAGTGTCGCGGTGGATCAATGGCCACGTTAAAAGTATCCAGCGGAGCAATCTTGAGGCTCTCGTTGCCTATCTAGAATGTGATGAATCTGAGCTCGTCATGGAATCCTTTCAAGAAGGCAGACTTGCAACATGGTATCGAGAGTTTCTGAACAGCGAGGACTTTGCCACCTGCCTGGATAAAAGCTCCCCAGACTTTATTCGAGGGTCGTGGGTCGCTGCCCAAGATTTTGAGAGGCCTCACCGTGACCTCGCCTACCATCTTTCACAACTTGCCATGTATTTAAGATGCTGCGACAGACATCAGCAAGCCAAGCAATACCTTGATATAGCGCAAGCTTTGGCAAAGCAGGACAACGGTTCGGGTCTATGTGCACAGGCAAAATTGGATGCTCTTGTGGCACTTCAAAGTGGCTTGAGTTTATCGGTTCTACTAAGAGAGATTCATTCCTGCCTTGAGTCTGAGGAAGAGCTTTCCCCAAACGTGTTTCTGTGGCAGGCAGAACTTTATTGGCAGTACGGAGATTTTTATCAAAGTAAGGTCATTCTCCAGCAGATTTTCGAATACTTCCTTGAATCAACTGATGCTAAAGGGCGTTTTCGATACTTTCAGCTCAGGCTTCTCTTAGCCCTTGATGTCGGTGACTGGGTGGAGCTTGGGCAAATGATTAAGACTTCCATGAAGATCTTCGCCGAAACCTCTGAGCGACGGTATTGGAAGAAACTCCATGAGTTGCTAGAGGTGCCAACGCCTGAAAGGGCTTTAGGGATGAAGCAGAATCACTGCGACCAGCTAACGATCTGCCTAACTCTGGAACTTCTTATGAGACAGGGAGACTTCTCTACTGCTAAGACGCTAGCTGATGAATATGTTTCAAATGAAACTCAGATCTTTGATCTAGCGCAGTTTGACTTTCTCAAAGCAATAGCCACCAAGAAATCAGATGAGCTGCGGGCTGAAGGCCACTTAAGGTCGTGCCTAGAAGCTCTTCAAGCTCTGGGGGCTAGGAAACGGATTCCTCTTTATCTGGAACGATTTCGCTGTGTGGACCTAATGAATCCTTAA